The Populus alba chromosome 6, ASM523922v2, whole genome shotgun sequence genome contains a region encoding:
- the LOC118055697 gene encoding pollen receptor-like kinase 4 — translation MGGQGRVTESQVGLERHRWIRTQPQSQSCGVQGNPPCNGNTNNWVGLRCNGDGTIDKLQLENMGLTGTINIDILTQLSKLRALSFMNNSLEGSMPQVKKLGSLENLFLSNNSFSGKIAEDAFDGMNSLREVHLAHNEFTGGIPRSLVSARKLTKLSLEGNQLDGKLPGFPQENLTVFNAADNNFEGQIPASLSHFSPSSFTGNKGLCGKPLPACKSSKKKTMMIIAVAVVAVVALSAIVAFSCICCRTAKTPKFYYSKKKIAMNGVGKREIQSSDQFGDGKTVDNGQFHFVRCDRGRFDLQDLLKASAEVVGSGTLGSSCKTVLSDGPSMVVKRFRHMSTVGNEEFHEHMRKLGTLSHPNLLPLVAYYYRKEEKLLVSDLIENGSLASRLHAKRAPGKPWLDWPTRLKIVKGVARGLVYLYKEFPTLALPHGHLKSSNVLLDDQFEPLLTDYALVPLVNRDHAQQVMVAYKSPEFTHSDRTTRKTDVWSLGILILEILTGKFPENYLMQGRGGDADLATWVNSVVREEWTGEVFDMDIMRTKNCEKEMQKLLKTGMCCCEWNMENRWDLKEAVAKIEELKERDNDNDDFSNSYASEVYSSRAMTDDDLSFSVNG, via the exons ATGGGTGGCCAGGGGAGGGTGACAGAGTCACAGGTCGGCCTAGAGAGGCACAGGTGGATTCGGACTCAACCACAAAGCCAATCCTGTGGAGTCCAAG GCAATCCTCCGTGCAATGGTAACACCAATAATTGGGTTGGTTTGCGTTGCAATGGTGACGGCACCATCGATAAGCTGCAACTTGAGAATATGGGCTTAACGGGCACCATTAACATAGACATCTTGACGCAATTGTCAAAGTTGAGAGCATTAAGCTTCATGAATAATAGCTTGGAGGGTTCAATGCCTCAAGTGAAAAAACTTGGCTCCTTGGAAAACTTGTTTTTGTCTAACAACAGTTTCTCAGGTAAAATTGCCGAGGATGCATTTGATGGCATGAATTCATTGAGGGAAGTTCATTTGGCACATAATGAGTTTACTGGTGGAATTCCAAGATCACTTGTTTCCGCACGGAAACTAACAAAGCTGAGTCTTGAAGGGAATCAACTTGATGGGAAGTTACCTGGCTTTCCTCAAGAAAACTTGACTGTGTTTAATGCTGCAGATAACAATTTCGAGGGTCAGATTCCTGCTAGTCTTTCTCACTTCAGTCCAAGCTCTTTCACAG GGAATAAAGGGTTATGTGGAAAGCCACTGCCTGCATGCAAATcatccaagaaaaaaaccatgatgaTAATCGCGGTTGCTGTTGTAGCTGTGGTTGCATTATCTGCTATTGTTGCCTTTTCCTGCATCTGTTGCCGCACAGCCAAAACACCCAAATTCTACtattccaaaaagaaaattgcCATGAATGGCGTTGGGAAAAGGGAAATTCAATCATCAGATCAGTTTGGTGATGGAAAAACGGTTGATAATGGGCAGTTTCATTTTGTAAGATGTGATAGGGGTAGATTTGACTTGCAAGACCTTCTTAAGGCCTCTGCTGAAGTCGTGGGCAGTGGTACTCTTGGTTCATCTTGCAAGACAGTTCTTTCGGATGGACCTTCTATGGTTGTGAAGAGGTTTAGGCATATGAGTACCGTAGGGAATGAAGAATTTCATGAGCACATGAGAAAGTTGGGAACATTGTCACACCCTAACTTGCTCCCTCTAGTGGCATACTACtacagaaaagaagagaagctTTTGGTTTCTGACTTGATTGAAAATGGCAGCTTGGCTTCTCGTCTTCATG CCAAGCGTGCTCCGGGAAAACCATGGCTTGACTGGCCAACACGGCTGAAGATTGTCAAAGGAGTTGCCAGGGGGTTGGTCTATCTCTACAAAGAGTTCCCAACATTAGCTCTGCCTCATGGTCACCTAAAATCCTCCAATGTGCTTCTAGATGATCAATTCGAGCCCCTCTTGACAGATTATGCTCTAGTTCCTTTGGTTAATAGAGACCATGCTCAACAGGTTATGGTTGCCTACAAGTCACCTGAATTCACTCACTCTGACCGCACTACAAGGAAGACTGATGTGTGGAGTCTTGGTATACTAATTCTGGAAATCTTGACAGGCAAGTTCCCTGAAAATTATCTAATGCAAGGCAGGGGTGGTGATGCAGATTTGGCAACTTGGGTTAACTCAGTTGTTAGAGAAGAGTGGACAGGAGAGGTATTTGATATGGATATAATGAGGACTAAGAATTGTGAGAAAGAGATGCAAAAGCTGTTGAAAACTGGGATGTGCTGCTGTGAATGGAATATGGAGAACAGGTGGGATTTGAAGGAGGCTGTAGCCAAAATTGAGGAATTGAAGGAGAGAGACAATGACAATGACGACTTCAGTAATTCCTATGCAAGTGAAGTCTATTCTTCTAGAGCAATGACTGATGAtgatctctctttctctgtcaATGGTTGA
- the LOC118055698 gene encoding probable nucleoredoxin 3 has translation MAGLDGQAKFVEGSDFVAILSSQGIDYLLSGEGKVPLSSFDCKVICLFFSANWCRPCKAFAPQLVKIYNSLRGSGKKLEIVFISFDRDEDGFKEHFKCMPWLAVPFEVNLHRRLSDIYHVNRIPSCISLGSDGISAEEDMIGLIEDFGAEAFPFTRERFDELRSIDDAKRQGGKLQQLLAHEGRNYVLSGDTRKIFVSELVGKTIGLYFGAHWCPPSRGFTTQLIQAYNEIITTNDGCFEIILVSTDRDLKEFNTNLSNMPWLAIPYEDRTRQDLCRIFNIKGIPALVIIGQDGKIISTDGKAMISLYGAKAFPFTESRITEIEATLKEEGDALPRQVKDIKHQHALKLDMAKAYVCDCCNGQGKFWAFSCDVCDYDLHPACVEEECSDCLMKVGDINITA, from the exons ATGGCAGGGCTTGATGGTCAAGCTAAATTTGTTGAGGGCAGTGACTTCGTGGCCATCTTATCATCTCAAGGGATAGATTATCTTTTATCTGGTGAAGGAAAG GTGCCCTTGTCATCATTTGATTGTAAGGTAATTTGCCTCTTCTTCTCGGCAAACTGGTGCAGGCCATGTAAAGCATTTGCTCCCCAGCTTGTGAAAATTTATAATAGCCTAAGAGGTTCTGGTAAAAAACTAGAGATTGTCTTCATCTCCTTTGATCGCGATGAGGATGGATTCAAGGAACACTTCAAGTGTATGCCATGGCTTGCAGTCCCATTTGAAGTAAACTTGCATAGACGTTTGAGTGACATCTACCATGTTAATCGCATTCCATCATGTATCTCGTTGGGTTCAGATGGAATATCAGCTGAAGAAGATATGATTGGATTGATAGAAGACTTCGGTGCTGAAGCATTTCCCTTCACCAGGGAAAGATTCGACGAACTGAGGTCTATCGATGATGCAAAGCGCCAGGGAGGAAAATTACAGCAACTTCTGGCACATGAAGGACGAAACTATGTTTTATCAGGAGACACTAGAAag ATATTTGTATCTGAGCTTGTTGGCAAGACAATCGGCCTTTACTTTGGTGCACACTGGTGCCCTCCAAGCCGTGGCTTCACTACGCAACTTATCCAAGCTTACAACGAGATCATAACCACCAATGATGGATGCTTTGAAATTATCTTAGTCTCTACAGACCGAGACCTTAAAGAGTTTAATACCAACCTAAGTAACATGCCGTGGCTTGCTATTCCATACGAGGATAGGACACGGCAAGACCTTTGCAGGATCTTTAACATTAAAGGGATTCCAGCTTTGGTCATTATTGGACAAGATGGGAAGATCATTAGCACAGATGGGAAAGCCATGATTTCCTTATATGGTGCTAAGGCTTTCCCATTTACAGAGTCAAGGATTACAGAGATTGAAGCAACTTTGAAGGAGGAAGGAGATGCATTGCCTCGGCAAGTAAAAGATATAAAGCACCAACATGCTCTGAAGTTGGACATGGCAAAAGCATATGTATGTGACTGCTGCAACGGGCAAGGCAAGTTCTGGGCATTCTCTTGTGATGTGTGTGATTATGACCTTCATCCAGCATGTGTAGAAGAGGAATGCTCAGACTGTTTAATGAAAGTTGGCGATATTAATATAACAGCCTAA
- the LOC118055699 gene encoding uncharacterized protein yields the protein MTSSMINTSTASGDTLIDIHSSGRHVTFPDENNQPSQLRAGVPLLLQPSYDRSKSLLFDELRDFRKSLKWCALDHSTCIGKLVSCFIFVFLAIILPIVSSLSIRVPSSAPANDPISYNKLVQLPESVLALISFFTLFRFFKRYGLRQLLFLDDLQEDSLFIRRGYSRELDKAFRYLACILFPSFFVEVAHKIIFFSTVKIWLPCNVFPGNIPLNSIMFVLVLASWVYRTGVFLLVCVLFRLTCELQILRFEGLHKLFDGCESDAGVIFREHIRIKKQLSFTSHRYRFFIISCLVTITVSQFGSLWLVLGFNNIEKNFFNSGDLVICSAVQLCGFFLCLLGAARITHRAQGIVSIATRWHMIAASASASTRIDQGKSHVPEADGTLASNAEDSESDSSDIFIAISSQDPCSFQTRQALVAYLQHNNGGVTLFGFALDRGLLHTLFAFEFSLVLWILSKVVVLSK from the exons ATGACTTCAAGCATGATCAACACCTCCACCGCTTCTGGTGACACCCTAATAGATATCCATTCCTCTGGTCGACATGTAACTTTTCCCGACGAAAACAATCAGCCCAGCCAGCTGCGGGCTGGTGTACCCTTGTTACTTCAACCATCATATGATAGATCAAAATCATTACTCTTTGATGAGCTACGTGATTTTCGAAAAAGCCTTAAATGGTGTGCACTTGATCATTCCACTTGCATAGGAAAACTTGTGTCCTGCTTCATCTTCGTATTCCTTGCCATTATTCTCCCTATTGTAAGTTCCCTTTCCATTAGAGTCCCATCCTCGGCACCAGCTAACGACCCCATTTCTTACAACAAGCTGGTGCAGCTTCCTGAGTCTGTCTTGGCTTTAATATCTTTCTTTACTCTTTTCCGTTTCTTCAAAAGGTACGGTCTGCGCCAACTCTTGTTTCTGGATGACTTACAAGAGGACTCATTGTTCATTCGACGTGGATACTCCCGCGAGCTCGATAAGGCTTTTCGGTACCTAGCCTGCATACTGTTTCCATCTTTCTTTGTCGAAGTTGCACACAAAATCATATTCTTCTCCACAGTCAAAATATGGTTACCGTGTAATGTTTTTCCTGGCAATATTCCATTGAACTCCATCATGTTTGTGTTGGTGTTGGCATCATGGGTTTATAGGACAGGAGTGTTCTTGTTGGTTTGTGTCCTGTTTCGGTTGACTTGTGAGCTCCAGATACTTAGATTTGAAGGGCTTCACAAGTTGTTTGATGGTTGTGAATCGGATGCAGGTGTCATATTTAGGGAGCATATCAGGATTAAGAAACAATTGTCCTTCACAAGCCACAGATATCGGTTCTTTATCATATCCTGTTTGGTTACAATTACAGTTAGTCAATTCGGATCATTGTGGCTGGTTTTGGGATTCAACAATATTGAgaaaaatttcttcaattccGGAGACCTTGTG ATTTGTTCAGCAGTTCAACTATGTGGATTCTTCTTATGTTTGCTAGGAGCTGCTAGAATCACACATAGAGCTCAAGGTATTGTGTCAATAGCAACTAGATGGCATATGATTGCTGCATCTGCATCTGCATCTACCAGGATAGACCAGGGGAAAAGCCACGTGCCAGAAGCTGATGGGACTCTAGCATCCAATGCCGAAGACAGCGAGTCTGATTCTTCAGATATTTTCATTGCAATTTCCTCACAGGATCCATGTTCTTTCCAAACCAGGCAAGCTTTAG TGGCATATTTGCAACACAACAATGGGGGGGTCACGCTGTTTGGATTTGCACTTGATCGAGGATTGCTTCATACTCTCTTCGCTTTTGAGTTCTCTTTGGTGCTATGGATTCTGAGTAAAGTGGTGGTTTTATCTAAATAG